In Bombus huntii isolate Logan2020A chromosome 9, iyBomHunt1.1, whole genome shotgun sequence, a single window of DNA contains:
- the LOC126869328 gene encoding uncharacterized protein LOC126869328 isoform X1 — protein MTMIQFNWIWKIIIQYMMLILHTQPEIVNTERSMKTIFSCLNRTAGFYADINAGCKIYHTCDEYGNKFTYHCPEETAFRQDALICDHAHLVQCQGSIISSTKEYIKEGKDNSSDTKHSIHSDQSLFHSFYTTQPTNTSNKERHGFVFNSRQIFKNFNEAETTGRDIISSFYPLSYINYTTNIPIDHSINTQSMRIISQYNENGLRQNENFSTPSQSFHEKDKLNEKLIRMNQKGYLYQKVSDALYNFLKLPSNTFSGSNQTQENNVKNYQTTKNPIDFLKLSSINYRNYPYLETLKSIQKNTKMISTTVHSTTASMTLSTTEIPVYALTLSLKPLIPSELEYDPYYPKFSTTTQPYYTSTQNLKEWSTQTVRSTTHLELPAVLPDLNSLDDIVDRRKLLYIPRIKLN, from the exons ATGACAATGATCCAGTTTAACTGGatttggaaaattattatccAGTATATGATGCTTATTCTGCACACTCAGCCTGAGATAGTT AATACGGAGAGGTCTATGAAAACAATATTTTCATGTTTAAACCGAACTGCTGGTTTTTACGCAGATATTAATGCTGGTTGTAAGATATATCACACTTGTGATGAATATGGAAATAAATTCACTTATCATTGTCCTGAGGAAACTGCTTTTCGACAAGATGCTCTGATATGTGATCATGCTCATCTTGTGCAATGCCAAGGAAGTATTATTTCTAGTAcaaaagaatatattaaagaagGAAAGGACAATAGTTCTGATACAAAACACTCAATACATAGCGATCAATCcctttttcattctttttacACAACACAACCAACAAACACAAGTAATAAAGAAAGACACGGATTTGTATTTAATTCAAGAcaaatttttaagaattttaatgagGCAGAAACAACTGGAAGGGATATAATAAGCTCATTTTATCCATTaagttatattaattatactaCAAATATTCCTATTGATCATTCTATAAATACACAATCTATGCGTATAATTAGTCAATATAATGAAAATGGATTAAgacaaaatgaaaatttttctaCTCCCAGTCAAAGCTTCCATGAGAAGGATAAACTTAATGAAAAACTAATAAGAATGAATCAAAAAGGTTATTTATATCAAAAAGTAAGTGATGctttatacaattttctaaaattaccTTCAAATACATTTTCTGGAAGTAATCAAACTCAGGAGAATAATGTAAAAAACTATCAAACGACAAAGAATCCTATTgactttttaaaattatcatcTATAAATTATAGGAATTATCCATATTTAGAAACTTTGAAATCTATACAAAAGAATACAAAAATGATTTCTACTACAGTTCATAGTACAACAGCAAGTATGACACTATCTACTACAGAAATACCTGTGTATGCTTTAACATTGTCTTTAAAACCTTTAATACCAAGCGAACTAGAATATGATCCAtattatccaaaattctcaacaaCAACACAACCTTATTATACTTCTACGCAAAACCTAAAAGAATGGTCTACTCAAACAGTGCGGTCAACTACTCATCTTGAACTTCCAGCAGTTTTACCAGACTTAAATTCTTTGGATGACATTGTTGATCGCAGAAAGTTACTTTATATTCctcgaattaaattaaattaa
- the LOC126869328 gene encoding uncharacterized protein LOC126869328 isoform X2: protein MKTIFSCLNRTAGFYADINAGCKIYHTCDEYGNKFTYHCPEETAFRQDALICDHAHLVQCQGSIISSTKEYIKEGKDNSSDTKHSIHSDQSLFHSFYTTQPTNTSNKERHGFVFNSRQIFKNFNEAETTGRDIISSFYPLSYINYTTNIPIDHSINTQSMRIISQYNENGLRQNENFSTPSQSFHEKDKLNEKLIRMNQKGYLYQKVSDALYNFLKLPSNTFSGSNQTQENNVKNYQTTKNPIDFLKLSSINYRNYPYLETLKSIQKNTKMISTTVHSTTASMTLSTTEIPVYALTLSLKPLIPSELEYDPYYPKFSTTTQPYYTSTQNLKEWSTQTVRSTTHLELPAVLPDLNSLDDIVDRRKLLYIPRIKLN from the coding sequence ATGAAAACAATATTTTCATGTTTAAACCGAACTGCTGGTTTTTACGCAGATATTAATGCTGGTTGTAAGATATATCACACTTGTGATGAATATGGAAATAAATTCACTTATCATTGTCCTGAGGAAACTGCTTTTCGACAAGATGCTCTGATATGTGATCATGCTCATCTTGTGCAATGCCAAGGAAGTATTATTTCTAGTAcaaaagaatatattaaagaagGAAAGGACAATAGTTCTGATACAAAACACTCAATACATAGCGATCAATCcctttttcattctttttacACAACACAACCAACAAACACAAGTAATAAAGAAAGACACGGATTTGTATTTAATTCAAGAcaaatttttaagaattttaatgagGCAGAAACAACTGGAAGGGATATAATAAGCTCATTTTATCCATTaagttatattaattatactaCAAATATTCCTATTGATCATTCTATAAATACACAATCTATGCGTATAATTAGTCAATATAATGAAAATGGATTAAgacaaaatgaaaatttttctaCTCCCAGTCAAAGCTTCCATGAGAAGGATAAACTTAATGAAAAACTAATAAGAATGAATCAAAAAGGTTATTTATATCAAAAAGTAAGTGATGctttatacaattttctaaaattaccTTCAAATACATTTTCTGGAAGTAATCAAACTCAGGAGAATAATGTAAAAAACTATCAAACGACAAAGAATCCTATTgactttttaaaattatcatcTATAAATTATAGGAATTATCCATATTTAGAAACTTTGAAATCTATACAAAAGAATACAAAAATGATTTCTACTACAGTTCATAGTACAACAGCAAGTATGACACTATCTACTACAGAAATACCTGTGTATGCTTTAACATTGTCTTTAAAACCTTTAATACCAAGCGAACTAGAATATGATCCAtattatccaaaattctcaacaaCAACACAACCTTATTATACTTCTACGCAAAACCTAAAAGAATGGTCTACTCAAACAGTGCGGTCAACTACTCATCTTGAACTTCCAGCAGTTTTACCAGACTTAAATTCTTTGGATGACATTGTTGATCGCAGAAAGTTACTTTATATTCctcgaattaaattaaattaa
- the LOC126869326 gene encoding tether containing UBX domain for GLUT4 isoform X2, translated as MATNKNVIVLVPNGRRQNVGVTPNTTILQILEEVCQKHGYNVDSYDLKHFNHVLDPNAILRFTGLANNAQLEMVPCTKIRSVSNVTIGIQLENGERLMSEFTSNVTLAEILKHVNFNEDLEKIILIYMHREISGVEALKNTTLKSLGLVNGKAVLRLIQKRPQSIDTNETSECMTSTGKQTQKLGELKTCSQNEERKIMKREYENNIIPSTSTDNYTGNQILLQPCNKHETDDLNNIEFLGERNALVFDQTTIQRKFRDELPDDFYDLTVDDAKILLRDAKRYRKELEEAPLLTNIQRQSNQEKRILNQLNKYHYTIIRIQFPDQFVLQGLFQPMETVQAIKDFIKCYLIDANSDFIIFTTPPKRSLNPNSRLVNENLVPCAIVYYSGSSALKLDVKEKFTDPKKVELQVANVRKSMLNKNENINNDTNTRSTFNTPTNNESVTEKGSKIPKWLNPSFK; from the exons atgGCTACAAATAAAAACGTCATAGTACTTGTGCCAAATGGTCGTCGACAAAATGTTGGAGTAACTCCAAATACAACAATACTACAA ATTCTGGAAGAGGTGTGTCAAAAGCATGGATACAATGTAGATTCTTATGACCTTAA aCATTTTAATCATGTATTAGACCCTAATGCTATATTACGATTTACCGGATTAGCAAATAATGCACAATTAGAAATGGTACCTTGTACAAAAATACGTTCCGTTTCCAATGTCACAATAGGTATACAGTTAGAAAATGGGGAAAGATTAATGAGCGAATTTACATCTAATGTAACATTAGCTGAAATTTTAAAGCatgtaaattttaatgaagatttggaaaaaattattttaatttacatgcATCGTGAG ATTTCTGGAGTAGAAGCTTTAAAAAATACTACTCTGAAGTCATTAGGACTCGTCAATGGTAAAGCTGTATTACGATTAATACAAAAACGACCTCAAAGCATAG ATACTAATGAAACATCAGAATGTATGACTTCTACAGGAAAGCAAACACAGAAACTAGGAGAATTAAAAACATGTTCTCAGaacgaagagagaaaaataatgaaaagagaatatgaaaataatataataccaTCCACTAGTACAGATAACTATACTGGAAACCAAATTTTATTGCAGCCATGCAACAAACATGAAAcagatgatttaaataatatagaattc TTAGGTGAAAGAAATGCTTTGGTATTCGATCAAACTACAATTCAACGAAAATTTAGAGATGAATTACCAGATGATTTTTATGATCTAACAGTTGATGatgcaaaaatattattaagagATGCTAAACGTTATAGAAAAGAATTAGAAGAAGCACCTCTCCTAACAAATATTCAACGACAATCCAATCAAGAAAAGCGAATattaaatcaattaaataaatatcattataCAATTATCCGTATACAATTTCCAGATCAATTTGTTCTGCAGGGTTTATTTCAACCAATGGAAACTGTTCAAGCAATcaaagattttataaaatgctaTTTGATTGATGCAAATAGTGACTTCATAATTT TTACTACGCCACCGAAACGTAGTTTGAACCCTAATTCTCGCTTagttaatgaaaatttagttCCTTGTGCTATCGTTTATTATTCTGGGTCATCAGCTCTTAAATTGGATGTAAAGGAAAAGTTTACAGATCCTAAGAAAGTTGAACTGCAAGTAGCTAATGTTAG GAAATCAATGctaaataaaaatgagaatataaataatgatacAAATACTAGATCGACATTTAACACACCAACAAATAATGAATCCGTAACTGAAAAAGGAAGTAAAATTCCAAAGTGGTTAAATCcatcatttaaataa
- the LOC126869326 gene encoding tether containing UBX domain for GLUT4 isoform X1 has product MATNKNVIVLVPNGRRQNVGVTPNTTILQILEEVCQKHGYNVDSYDLKHFNHVLDPNAILRFTGLANNAQLEMVPCTKIRSVSNVTIGIQLENGERLMSEFTSNVTLAEILKHVNFNEDLEKIILIYMHREISGVEALKNTTLKSLGLVNGKAVLRLIQKRPQSIGNISLTTSKTVKIAENFNIHKRDSGNEYSLIADTNETSECMTSTGKQTQKLGELKTCSQNEERKIMKREYENNIIPSTSTDNYTGNQILLQPCNKHETDDLNNIEFLGERNALVFDQTTIQRKFRDELPDDFYDLTVDDAKILLRDAKRYRKELEEAPLLTNIQRQSNQEKRILNQLNKYHYTIIRIQFPDQFVLQGLFQPMETVQAIKDFIKCYLIDANSDFIIFTTPPKRSLNPNSRLVNENLVPCAIVYYSGSSALKLDVKEKFTDPKKVELQVANVRKSMLNKNENINNDTNTRSTFNTPTNNESVTEKGSKIPKWLNPSFK; this is encoded by the exons atgGCTACAAATAAAAACGTCATAGTACTTGTGCCAAATGGTCGTCGACAAAATGTTGGAGTAACTCCAAATACAACAATACTACAA ATTCTGGAAGAGGTGTGTCAAAAGCATGGATACAATGTAGATTCTTATGACCTTAA aCATTTTAATCATGTATTAGACCCTAATGCTATATTACGATTTACCGGATTAGCAAATAATGCACAATTAGAAATGGTACCTTGTACAAAAATACGTTCCGTTTCCAATGTCACAATAGGTATACAGTTAGAAAATGGGGAAAGATTAATGAGCGAATTTACATCTAATGTAACATTAGCTGAAATTTTAAAGCatgtaaattttaatgaagatttggaaaaaattattttaatttacatgcATCGTGAG ATTTCTGGAGTAGAAGCTTTAAAAAATACTACTCTGAAGTCATTAGGACTCGTCAATGGTAAAGCTGTATTACGATTAATACAAAAACGACCTCAAAGCATAGGTAATATTTCTTTGACAACATCAAAAACAGTTAAGATTGCTGAAAACTTCAATATACATAAAAGAGATTCTGGAAATGAATATTCATTAATTGCAGATACTAATGAAACATCAGAATGTATGACTTCTACAGGAAAGCAAACACAGAAACTAGGAGAATTAAAAACATGTTCTCAGaacgaagagagaaaaataatgaaaagagaatatgaaaataatataataccaTCCACTAGTACAGATAACTATACTGGAAACCAAATTTTATTGCAGCCATGCAACAAACATGAAAcagatgatttaaataatatagaattc TTAGGTGAAAGAAATGCTTTGGTATTCGATCAAACTACAATTCAACGAAAATTTAGAGATGAATTACCAGATGATTTTTATGATCTAACAGTTGATGatgcaaaaatattattaagagATGCTAAACGTTATAGAAAAGAATTAGAAGAAGCACCTCTCCTAACAAATATTCAACGACAATCCAATCAAGAAAAGCGAATattaaatcaattaaataaatatcattataCAATTATCCGTATACAATTTCCAGATCAATTTGTTCTGCAGGGTTTATTTCAACCAATGGAAACTGTTCAAGCAATcaaagattttataaaatgctaTTTGATTGATGCAAATAGTGACTTCATAATTT TTACTACGCCACCGAAACGTAGTTTGAACCCTAATTCTCGCTTagttaatgaaaatttagttCCTTGTGCTATCGTTTATTATTCTGGGTCATCAGCTCTTAAATTGGATGTAAAGGAAAAGTTTACAGATCCTAAGAAAGTTGAACTGCAAGTAGCTAATGTTAG GAAATCAATGctaaataaaaatgagaatataaataatgatacAAATACTAGATCGACATTTAACACACCAACAAATAATGAATCCGTAACTGAAAAAGGAAGTAAAATTCCAAAGTGGTTAAATCcatcatttaaataa
- the LOC126869323 gene encoding protein ecdysoneless, protein MAYTKIPKVKEDDVLECFLYPKICYTKPSITITEEILLQEITKFNEVIAPYIEGYIWHNDNLIFHPRTKEALLLEKLIENSTTVGECNILPHIYIRLRFDEDISDEWFVVFLIFKLTQAFNGLIAKVIDSDGEFLLIEAANVLPPWANPETCENHVFVYNGELHIIREKHKTWLDLLNNLWEKPYFYRASEKVQDVLKRRINIYPSEIEKRHHKARVFLPEKAVSILRQEPRLIALIIRTICHSDPLERKVCRAMKYFPPEQRIMVNVKMTKCLYAMANHCRYTGDPRTGWNIPPITYSKYNAHILGIKIACGLEMLIARANEELRRREKRSVNNSEKLKANEDVLNTYLSRLEVNGYFKNLLKGSEEYEKLLNAAKDYYFKYFNLYNSITDINKSDAEKVLEAWENIQSNDVELHAQDEAALSPADSDSWLNVDPIQLETFLNEKWGNTKSKKHKQESLSLKEKVQMFLNQNSDIDGVQFLEDLSTEVDGMYDPEDNGKVEFDADIFDSTLRGILDLAVPGNEGEFEGSSEGSLGEDDEDKRNEMDKYMRLLNSEIQSQIEKDEDSETNKSSDVIEDNLLKSITEEAGGSGPTGNIIGRPARQLLHLQLQSPTTVPPDLQS, encoded by the exons ATGGCTTATACAAAAATACCTAAAGTTAAAGAAGATGATGTGCTTGAATGTTTCCTTTAtccaaaaatttgttatacaAAACCTTCAATAACTATAACAGAGGAAATTCTATTACAAGAAATTACAAAGTTCAATGAAGTAATTGCACCGTATATTGAAGGTTATATTTGGCataatgataatttaatttttcatcctAGAACAAAAGAAGCATTATTATTGGAAAAGCTTATTGAAAATTCTACAACTGTAGGAG AATGTAATATATTGCCTCACATTTATATACGCTTACGTTTTGATGAAGATATAAGTGATGAATGGTTTGTGGTCTTTCTGATATTTAAACTTACCCAGGCTTTTAATGGATTAATTGCTAAAGTTATAGATTCTGACGgtgaatttcttttaattgaaGCTGCAAATGTTTTGCCCCCATGGGCTAATCCTGAAACATGTGAAAACCatgtatttgtatataatGGTGAATTGCACATTATTCGCGAAAAACATAAAACATGGTTGGATTTGTTAAATAATCTTTGGGAGAAGCCATATTTTTACAGAGCTTCGGAGAAAGTACAAGATGTCTTAAAAAgacgaattaatatttatcctaGTGAGATTGAAAAAAGACATCACAAGGCTCGAGTCTTTTTACCTGAGAAAGCAGTTTCAATACTTCGACAAGAACCAAGACTGATTGCATTAATTATTCGAACAATTTGCCACTCTGATCCActtgaaagaaaa GTTTGTCGTgctatgaaatattttcctcCTGAACAACGTATTATGGTTAATGTAAAAATGACTAAATGTTTGTATGCAATGGCAAATCATTGTCGATATACTGGAGACCCAAGGACAGGCTGGAATATACCCCCAATAACTTATTCAAAGTATAATGCACACATACTTGGAATTAAAATAGCATGTGGTTTAGAAATGTTAATTGCTCGTGCAAATGAAGAACttagaagaagagaaaaaagatcAGTTAATAATTCTGAGAAATTAAAAGCAAATGAAGatgttttaaatacatatttaagcCGTTTAGAAGTTAATGGCTAttttaaaaatcttttaaaaGGTAGCGAAGAATATGAAAAACTCTTGAATGCAGCAAAAGATTATTACTTCAAATACTTTAATCTATATAATTCTATTACCGACATTAATAAAAGTGATGCTGAAAAGGTTTTAGAAGCATGGGAAAACATACAGTCCAATGATGTCGAATTACATg CACAAGATGAAGCTGCATTAAGTCCTGCAGATAGTGATAGTTGGTTAAATGTAGATCCAATACAGTTAGAAACATTTTTGAACGAAAAGTGGGGAAATACTAAAAGCAAGAAACATAAACAAGAATCATTAAGTCTTAAAGAAAAAGTACAGATGTTCTTAAATCAAAATAGTGATATTGATGGTGTACAATTTTTAGA AGATCTTTCAACAGAAGTTGATGGAATGTATGATCCAGAGGACAATGGAAAAGTTGAATTCGATGCAGACATATTTGATAGTACATTACGAGGAATATTAGATTTAGCTGTTCCAGGAAATGAAGGAGAATTTGAAGGAAGTTCAGAGGGATCCTTGGGTGAAGATGATgaagataaaagaaatgaaatggaCAAATATATGCGATTGTTAAATTCAGAAATACAGTCTCAAATAGAAAAAGATGAAGACTCTGAGACAAATAAAAGTTCTGATGTTATAGAagataatttgttaaaaagtaTTACAGAAGAAGCAGGTGGTTCAGGTCCAACTGGAAATATAATAGGTAGACCTGCTCGACAACTTCTGCACTTACAATTACAATCACCCACTACAGTACCTCCTGATTTACaaagttaa